From Anopheles coluzzii chromosome 3, AcolN3, whole genome shotgun sequence, the proteins below share one genomic window:
- the LOC120955267 gene encoding cytoplasmic dynein 2 light intermediate chain 1, with product MSELNSMEVDTTETIQDIAIKLVTEQLRNESRLATTPTERTLFVLGSKGVGKSTLINRFLDRDDVPRPTLALEYSFGRKTASGQGAQKNICNVWELGSLANSSQLIEMPIRSHGLQTFSCIVMLDLSQPDRLWTDLESVLNGLKQATAKHAVAGQIEEMKELTAQRIGKEHPDLSTLELFPFPIVIVGGKYDIYQNQDSEIRKHVCRCLRSIAHTLGAALVYYSAKNSSLSKLVRDTMNHLGFGSPSNPFRAASFDHSSPLAIPFGADSWARIGVTPSNSERIGLSFSTQIPQLPIGNGGILPDDPAKDAGFKEASIDELRSQKDEELMYVLKDTEIRMKFEVVQ from the exons atgagtgaaTTAAACTCGATGGAAGTTGATACTACAGAAACAATACAGGACATTGCCATCAAGCTGGTGACGGAGCAGCTGAGGAATGAGTCGCGGCTAGCTACTACCCCTACGGAACGTACACTCTTCGTGCTCGGCAGCAAAGGAGTG GGCAAATCGACATTAATTAATAGATTCCTCGATCGAGATGACGTGCCAAGACCAACGCTAGCACTGGAGTACTCGTTTGGCCGCAAAACGGCTTCGGGACAGGGTGCGCAGAAAAATATATGCAACGTGTGGGAGCTGGGCAGTTTGGCTAACTCGAGCCAGCTAATTGAGATGCCCATCCGGTCGCACGGGTTGCAGACGTTCTCGTGCATTGTCATGCTGGATCTTTCGCAACCGGATCGTCTCTGGACCGATCTCGAAAGTGTGCTGAATGGGTTAAAGCAGGCCACGGCAAAGCACGCCGTCGCTGGGCAGATCGAAGAGATGAAAGAACTGACGGCCCAACGGATCGGTAAAGAGCATCCCGATCTAAGCACGTTAGAGCTGTTTCCCTTTCCAATTGTTATTGTGGGCGGCAAGTACGACATTTACCAAAACCAAGACTCAGAAATACGCAAACACGTGTGTCGCTGTTTGCGCTCCATCGCCCACACGCTGGGCGCTGCGTTAGTGTATTACTCGGCAAAAAACTCGTCCCTCTCCAAGCTCGTACGGGATACGATGAACCATTTAGGTTTCGGAAGTCCTTCAAATCCCTTTCGGGCGGCGTCATTTGATCATTCGTCCCCACTGGCCATACCATTCGGTGCCGACTCTTGGGCACGCATCGGCGTAACGCCAAGCAATTCGGAGCGTATAGGGCTCAGCTTCAGTACGCAAATCCCCCAGCTGCCGATAGGAAATGGAGGCATTCTGCCGGACGATCCAGCAAAGGACGCCGGATTTAAGGAAGCTTCGATCGACGAACTGCGCTCACAGAAGGACGAAGAGCTGATGTATGTGCTGAAGG